Proteins encoded within one genomic window of Longimicrobiales bacterium:
- the aroQ gene encoding type II 3-dehydroquinate dehydratase, with protein MRIAVVHGPNLNLLGQREPELYGTATLAEIDAECVRVGAEVGLEVESFQANAEGALIDYIHGAAPRVAAFVVNAGGYTHTSVALLDALVGVGRPFVEVHLTNLSAREEFRQRSLLAPRASGIIQGFGPAGYALAIRGLAGRLGRAVAPESAAAAL; from the coding sequence ATGAGGATCGCCGTCGTTCACGGGCCGAACCTCAACCTGCTGGGGCAGCGCGAGCCGGAGCTTTACGGCACCGCCACCCTTGCGGAAATCGATGCCGAGTGCGTACGAGTGGGGGCGGAAGTGGGCCTGGAGGTCGAATCGTTCCAGGCCAACGCGGAAGGCGCGCTGATCGACTACATTCATGGCGCGGCGCCCCGCGTCGCAGCATTTGTGGTGAATGCGGGCGGCTACACGCATACCAGCGTGGCCCTGCTGGACGCGCTGGTCGGCGTCGGTCGCCCGTTCGTGGAAGTGCATTTGACGAACCTGAGTGCACGCGAGGAGTTCAGGCAGCGGTCGCTGCTGGCTCCACGTGCCTCCGGGATCATCCAGGGTTTCGGCCCGGCAGGCTACGCGCTCGCGATTCGCGGGCTGGCGGGCAGGCTGGGCCGGGCGGTGGCGCCGGAATCGGCGGCCGCCGCGCTGTAA
- the accB gene encoding acetyl-CoA carboxylase biotin carboxyl carrier protein, giving the protein MPAKSGQKKSAAASNGQPREGGSQVQLMMDLDFLKGLIEAVDDSGIDTLEINRAGTRIRISKTPTATVAAVPSVVPAAAPPVALPAPAGAPAAAPASAQSADPVAAAAPAETAAASNLTDITSPMVGTFYRAPAPEAPAYVEVGSTVHKGQTLCILEAMKLMNELESEVDGVVREILVENADPVEYGQVLFRIEPA; this is encoded by the coding sequence ATGCCCGCGAAGAGCGGACAGAAGAAGAGCGCGGCCGCCAGCAACGGCCAGCCGCGTGAGGGGGGCAGCCAGGTCCAGCTCATGATGGACCTGGACTTCCTGAAGGGACTCATCGAGGCGGTCGATGACAGTGGCATCGACACGCTCGAGATCAACCGCGCGGGTACGCGCATCCGGATCTCGAAGACGCCGACTGCCACCGTTGCAGCGGTGCCCTCGGTTGTGCCGGCGGCTGCACCGCCCGTCGCGCTGCCCGCACCTGCCGGAGCACCTGCGGCGGCGCCGGCATCCGCTCAGTCCGCAGACCCGGTGGCGGCCGCCGCGCCGGCGGAAACGGCAGCGGCGTCGAACCTCACCGATATCACGTCCCCGATGGTCGGCACGTTCTACCGCGCGCCCGCACCGGAGGCACCGGCCTATGTCGAGGTCGGCAGCACCGTGCACAAGGGACAGACGCTCTGCATCCTCGAGGCGATGAAGCTCATGAACGAGCTCGAGAGCGAGGTCGACGGCGTCGTGCGCGAGATCCTCGTCGAGAACGCGGACCCGGTCGAGTACGGCCAGGTCCTGTTCCGCATCGAGCCGGCCTGA
- the accC gene encoding acetyl-CoA carboxylase biotin carboxylase subunit, giving the protein MFRKVLIANRGEIALRVIRACREMGVRTVAVYSEADRESLHVRFADEDVCIGPPPAAGSYLNIPRLIAAAEVTGADAIHPGYGFLAENAEFAEICERSDITFIGPSPESIRLMGDKAMARKTMMGVDVPTVPGSEGAIEDPDEAFAVAREIGFPVIIKAAAGGGGKGMRVANSEEQFLQLFQMAQNEARSAFGDPSVYLEKYLVKPRHIEIQLIGDRYGHIVHLGERECSLQRRHQKLIEEAPSVAVDEDLRARIGEAAVRGAAAIGYYSAGTVEFLLDEDGSFYFMEMNTRIQVEHPVTELVTGIDLVKEQIRVAAGEHLSIPSQDAVEYRGHSIECRINAEDPARNFAPSPGVISIFHPPGGPGVRVDSHAYAGYRVPPNYDSLIGKLIVHANTRDEAIARMRLALESLIIEGVHTTTPFLLELMADEHFVEGNFDTKFVERWMAERKEAAVA; this is encoded by the coding sequence ATGTTCCGCAAGGTTCTGATCGCCAACCGCGGCGAGATCGCGCTCCGCGTGATCCGCGCATGCCGCGAGATGGGCGTGCGCACCGTCGCCGTCTACAGTGAGGCCGACCGCGAGTCGCTGCACGTCCGGTTCGCCGATGAAGACGTCTGCATCGGCCCGCCCCCCGCGGCGGGCAGCTACCTCAACATTCCCCGCCTGATTGCGGCGGCCGAGGTCACCGGTGCCGATGCAATCCACCCCGGCTACGGATTCCTCGCCGAGAACGCCGAGTTCGCCGAGATCTGCGAGCGCAGCGACATCACGTTCATCGGGCCGTCGCCCGAGTCGATCCGGCTCATGGGCGACAAGGCGATGGCGCGCAAGACGATGATGGGCGTCGACGTGCCGACCGTGCCCGGCAGTGAAGGCGCGATCGAGGACCCCGACGAGGCGTTCGCCGTCGCCCGCGAGATCGGGTTCCCCGTCATCATCAAGGCTGCGGCCGGCGGCGGCGGCAAGGGCATGCGCGTCGCCAACTCGGAAGAGCAGTTCCTGCAGCTCTTCCAGATGGCGCAGAACGAAGCGCGCAGCGCGTTCGGCGACCCGTCGGTCTACCTCGAGAAGTACCTCGTCAAGCCGCGCCACATCGAGATCCAGCTCATCGGCGACCGCTACGGCCACATCGTGCATCTCGGTGAGCGCGAGTGCTCGCTGCAGCGGCGTCACCAGAAGCTGATCGAGGAAGCGCCGTCGGTCGCCGTCGACGAGGACCTGCGCGCGCGCATCGGCGAGGCGGCGGTGCGGGGCGCGGCCGCGATCGGGTATTACTCGGCGGGAACCGTGGAATTCCTGCTCGACGAGGACGGCAGCTTCTACTTCATGGAGATGAACACGCGCATCCAGGTCGAGCACCCGGTGACGGAGCTGGTGACCGGGATCGATCTCGTGAAGGAGCAGATCCGCGTCGCCGCCGGCGAGCACCTGTCGATCCCGTCACAGGACGCCGTCGAGTATCGCGGTCACTCGATCGAGTGCCGCATCAACGCCGAGGACCCCGCGCGCAACTTCGCACCGAGCCCCGGCGTCATCAGCATCTTTCATCCGCCGGGCGGGCCGGGCGTGCGCGTCGACTCGCACGCGTACGCAGGCTACCGCGTGCCGCCGAACTACGACTCGCTGATCGGCAAGCTGATCGTGCACGCGAACACCCGTGACGAGGCGATCGCCCGCATGCGCCTCGCGCTCGAGTCGCTCATCATCGAAGGCGTGCACACGACGACGCCGTTCCTGCTCGAGCTGATGGCCGACGAACACTTCGTGGAGGGCAACTTCGATACGAAGTTCGTGGAGCGGTGGATGGCGGAGCGGAAGGAAGCGGCGGTGGCTTGA
- a CDS encoding hemolysin family protein: MTALILVITLGLAISFMCSILEAVLLSMTHSYVALLQERGERSGDLLARMRANIDEPIAAILTLNTIAHTVSASVGGALALRVFGDAWIALFSALLTLAILVLSEILPKTIGATFWKQLGPPAAYVLRVLIILLKPVLIPLAWFNRLITPSGEKGPTVSRAEIEILAEIGRREGTLDEEEWKVVTNVMNLSEVRVDEVMTPRTRVIALDIEDGLDGALELFTRHGHRRYPVYEESIDDIVGIITVSDLLRARQEPDAELRSILRHPRFVPESKPVEDLIREMRRDRISMAVVIDEYGGTAGIVTLEDLFEEIIGDIRDEHDPDFEAMRRAPDGSWRLSGGTSIYEVNDRLNLELPESDHATIAGYLIERLGRLGKQGDVVETPEARFEIVSTEGRRIEWVRVRVRGEKGPGGPGGPSGP, encoded by the coding sequence TTGACCGCGCTCATCCTCGTCATCACGCTGGGCCTTGCCATCTCCTTCATGTGCTCGATCCTGGAGGCGGTGCTGCTCTCGATGACGCACTCCTACGTTGCGCTGCTCCAGGAGCGCGGGGAGCGGAGCGGCGATCTGCTCGCGCGCATGCGCGCGAACATCGATGAGCCGATCGCTGCGATCCTGACACTGAACACGATTGCGCACACGGTCAGCGCCTCCGTTGGCGGTGCGCTCGCGCTGCGCGTGTTCGGCGACGCATGGATCGCACTGTTCTCCGCACTGCTGACGCTCGCCATTCTCGTGCTGTCGGAGATTCTGCCGAAAACGATCGGTGCGACGTTCTGGAAGCAGCTCGGTCCGCCCGCCGCCTACGTGCTGCGCGTGCTGATCATCCTGCTCAAGCCGGTGCTTATCCCGCTGGCGTGGTTCAACCGGCTGATCACCCCGTCGGGTGAGAAGGGTCCGACCGTCTCGCGCGCCGAGATCGAGATCCTGGCCGAGATCGGACGCCGTGAGGGAACGCTCGACGAGGAGGAGTGGAAGGTCGTCACCAACGTGATGAACCTGAGCGAGGTCCGCGTGGACGAGGTGATGACGCCACGCACGCGCGTGATCGCACTCGACATCGAGGACGGTCTCGACGGCGCGCTGGAGCTGTTCACCCGGCACGGCCACCGGCGCTACCCGGTCTACGAGGAGTCGATCGACGACATCGTCGGCATCATCACCGTGAGCGATCTGCTGCGTGCGCGCCAGGAACCCGACGCCGAGCTGCGCTCCATCCTGCGCCATCCGCGTTTCGTTCCCGAGAGCAAGCCCGTCGAGGACCTGATCCGCGAAATGCGCCGCGACCGGATCAGCATGGCGGTCGTGATCGACGAGTACGGCGGCACGGCAGGCATCGTCACCCTGGAGGATCTCTTCGAGGAGATCATCGGCGACATTCGCGACGAGCACGACCCGGACTTCGAAGCGATGCGCCGGGCGCCCGACGGCTCCTGGCGACTGTCCGGCGGCACCAGCATCTACGAGGTCAATGACCGCCTGAATCTCGAGTTGCCGGAGTCCGACCACGCGACGATCGCGGGCTACCTGATCGAGCGCCTCGGCCGCCTGGGCAAGCAGGGCGACGTGGTGGAAACGCCGGAGGCGCGTTTCGAGATCGTCTCGACGGAGGGACGGCGGATCGAGTGGGTGAGGGTGCGGGTCAGGGGGGAGAAGGGGCCGGGGGGACCGGGGGGGCCGTCAGGGCCGTAG